Within Desulfobacterales bacterium, the genomic segment ATACTGGTTGGAATGGCGCGCTTGACCTCGATAAAGCTCCTTTACTATCCTGCCACGGCTTTCGTCAATGTCATGCGCAGCCTTCCTCTGATACTGGTCATCTTCTGGTTTTACTTTTTGGTTCCATTGATCGCTGGACGGCCGATGGGTGATTTTTTCTCAGCGGGTGTGGCTTTCGTGGTGTTCGAGGCCGCCTACTTTGCTGAAATCGTGCGGGCCGGGATTCAGTCCATTTCCGCCGGCCAGTTGCAGGCCGCCTATTCGACCGGGTTCAACTACCGGGACACTATGAGGTATATAATCATACCCCAGGCCTTGCGTAATATGGTGCCGTCTCTGCTGACCCAGGCGGTGGTGACGTTCCAGGACACTTCTCTGGCCTACGTGATCGGGCTCAAGGAGTTTCTGCGTTCAGCCTCGATCGTGGATGCCCGCGAGATGCGGAGCCTGGAATTGTATGCGTTTGTGGGAGCGGTTTATTTCGTGATCTGTTTCGCGATGAGCAAGATGAGCAA encodes:
- a CDS encoding amino acid ABC transporter permease; amino-acid sequence: MQGLVTTFQLALVAITGGLLLGILVGMARLTSIKLLYYPATAFVNVMRSLPLILVIFWFYFLVPLIAGRPMGDFFSAGVAFVVFEAAYFAEIVRAGIQSISAGQLQAAYSTGFNYRDTMRYIIIPQALRNMVPSLLTQAVVTFQDTSLAYVIGLKEFLRSASIVDAREMRSLELYAFVGAVYFVICFAMSKMSKKLEAKRGHAV